Proteins encoded by one window of Streptococcus suis S735:
- a CDS encoding formate/nitrite transporter family protein, translated as MGANQETLMYTLEKSIKKKADLFEHSFSAYAVRSILASLYLGLGIVISLYTADKLNHVAEGLGKFSYGLMFGWGLLMILYMNAELGTSNMMYMTVASHRKTIPTKTALKMLATCILFNFVGAVLVCYLVSLTLPYQHVDAHSYLFEATVAKLSKTPLTQFIEGIFANIVVNIGVFTFLRIKDDAGRLISVIFIIFIFAFLGYEHVIANFSLFSLAFFANGGPVEGMTLLSVLSNFLFSGLGNYVGGGLFIGLLYSWLNNQSKLYVD; from the coding sequence ATGGGAGCTAACCAAGAGACATTAATGTATACACTTGAAAAGAGTATCAAGAAAAAAGCAGATTTGTTTGAACACAGTTTTTCTGCCTACGCTGTACGATCAATACTAGCCAGTCTTTATTTAGGATTGGGGATTGTCATTTCTCTTTATACAGCAGACAAACTCAACCATGTCGCAGAAGGACTCGGGAAATTTAGCTATGGGTTGATGTTTGGTTGGGGGCTACTCATGATTTTATATATGAATGCCGAACTTGGAACATCCAACATGATGTATATGACAGTAGCCAGCCATCGAAAAACGATTCCTACTAAAACAGCCCTCAAGATGTTGGCAACCTGTATCCTTTTCAACTTTGTCGGTGCTGTCCTTGTTTGTTACTTGGTCTCACTGACTCTGCCTTATCAGCACGTTGATGCTCACAGCTACCTATTTGAAGCAACGGTGGCCAAGCTTTCAAAGACACCTTTGACTCAATTTATTGAAGGAATTTTTGCTAATATTGTCGTGAATATCGGCGTATTTACCTTCTTACGCATCAAAGATGACGCTGGACGTCTCATTTCCGTTATTTTCATCATCTTTATCTTTGCTTTCTTGGGATATGAGCACGTCATTGCGAACTTTTCACTCTTCTCCCTGGCCTTTTTTGCAAATGGTGGACCAGTTGAGGGAATGACTCTATTAAGTGTACTAAGCAATTTCCTCTTTTCTGGATTAGGAAACTACGTGGGAGGCGGTCTCTTTATCGGACTTCTTTATAGTTGGTTGAATAATCAATCCAAACTTTATGTAGACTAA
- the gla gene encoding aquaglyceroporin Gla: MDVTWTVKYITEFLATALLIIIGNGTVANVDLKGTKGNNSGWILIAIGYGLAVMMPALMFGNVSGNHINPAFTLGLAVSGLFPWAHVAQYIVAQLLGAMFGQLVVVAVYKPYFLKTENSNHILGSFSTISALDNGTKESRKAATTNGFLNEFVGSFVLFFGALALTKHFFGSELVGKLIEQGYDKTVAETMTAPYTSGSIAVAHLGIGFLVMALVAALGGPTGPGLNPARDLGPRIVHALLPKSVLGENKADSKWWYAWVGVCAPIIASIAAVALFKFLYL, encoded by the coding sequence ATGGATGTTACATGGACAGTGAAATATATCACTGAATTTTTAGCGACTGCACTCCTTATTATCATTGGTAATGGTACAGTTGCAAACGTTGATTTAAAAGGCACAAAAGGAAACAACTCTGGTTGGATTCTCATTGCGATTGGCTATGGTTTGGCAGTTATGATGCCAGCATTGATGTTTGGTAACGTTTCTGGTAACCATATCAACCCAGCCTTCACACTTGGTTTGGCTGTTTCAGGTCTCTTCCCTTGGGCTCACGTTGCTCAATACATTGTTGCCCAATTGTTAGGTGCAATGTTTGGTCAGTTAGTGGTTGTAGCAGTGTATAAACCTTACTTCTTGAAAACTGAAAATTCTAACCATATTCTTGGCTCATTCTCAACTATCAGTGCGCTTGATAACGGAACGAAAGAAAGCCGTAAAGCTGCGACAACTAATGGTTTCTTGAATGAGTTCGTTGGTTCATTTGTATTGTTCTTCGGTGCCCTTGCTTTGACCAAACATTTCTTTGGTTCAGAGTTGGTTGGTAAATTGATTGAACAGGGCTATGATAAAACAGTCGCTGAGACAATGACTGCTCCATATACTTCAGGTTCAATTGCAGTTGCCCACTTAGGCATTGGTTTCCTAGTTATGGCTCTTGTTGCCGCTCTTGGTGGTCCAACAGGTCCTGGTCTTAACCCAGCGCGTGACCTTGGTCCACGTATCGTCCATGCCCTTCTTCCAAAATCTGTTCTTGGTGAAAACAAGGCTGATTCAAAATGGTGGTATGCTTGGGTTGGTGTATGTGCTCCAATTATCGCATCAATTGCCGCTGTTGCACTTTTCAAATTCTTGTATCTATAA
- a CDS encoding helicase HerA-like domain-containing protein: MSDVIAFGYGSSRAKMQLKRLNRHGIIAGATGTGKTVTLKVLAEQLSDAGIPVFLSDIKGDLNSLVAANTKEIDPSRLEKTHYLDYSPVGYPVELWDVLGENGTPIRMTISELGPVLLTRLLGLNDTQESILNIVFSVADERGLLLIDLMDLRAMLNFVAENAAELSQYYGNIPARSVGAILRSLVVLEQQGGKIFFGEPSLDIADLMRTAEDGRGVINVLQATQLFNQPTLYSTVLLSLLSELYEVLPEVGDLDKPKMVFFFDEAHVLFKDAPKVLLEKIELIVRLIRSKGVGVFFVTQNPTDIPDSVAAQLGNRIQHGLRAFTPKELKTVATVAETFRQEGDEDLAKVIQELQVGEAVVSTLQADGTPSFADRVLIYPPKSMLGTVEPSALLSVINNSPLMEKYADAVNRESAHEQILAMTEAKEAELIKKAEQAEAEKQAEKEAKAAAKMEEKAQKEAAKTAQKTSQPASRKTDSMMDRFTKNLMSQVGREVGRVVTRGIMGMLKGK, encoded by the coding sequence ATGTCAGATGTTATTGCTTTTGGCTATGGAAGCAGTCGAGCGAAGATGCAGCTCAAGCGGCTCAATCGTCATGGAATCATCGCAGGTGCGACAGGTACAGGGAAGACCGTGACCTTAAAGGTCTTGGCAGAGCAGTTGAGTGATGCGGGAATTCCCGTCTTTCTATCGGACATCAAGGGTGATTTGAATAGTTTGGTTGCGGCCAATACCAAGGAGATTGATCCTAGTCGTCTAGAGAAGACTCATTATCTTGACTATAGCCCAGTCGGTTATCCAGTTGAGTTGTGGGATGTCTTGGGGGAAAATGGGACTCCTATCCGCATGACTATTTCAGAGCTGGGACCTGTCCTACTGACACGTTTGTTGGGCTTGAATGATACTCAGGAGTCCATCCTGAATATTGTTTTCAGCGTGGCAGACGAGCGTGGTCTGCTCTTGATTGATTTGATGGACTTGCGGGCTATGTTAAACTTTGTGGCTGAAAATGCGGCAGAGCTGAGCCAGTATTATGGAAATATTCCAGCTCGTTCGGTCGGTGCTATCTTGCGTAGTCTGGTTGTTTTGGAGCAACAAGGTGGTAAGATTTTCTTCGGTGAGCCAAGCCTTGATATTGCTGATTTGATGCGTACGGCAGAAGATGGTCGTGGTGTTATTAACGTCCTTCAAGCTACTCAGCTATTTAATCAGCCAACATTATATTCAACGGTTCTTCTCAGCCTCTTATCAGAACTCTATGAAGTCTTGCCTGAGGTGGGCGATTTGGACAAGCCTAAGATGGTCTTCTTCTTTGACGAGGCTCATGTTCTCTTCAAAGATGCTCCAAAAGTTCTTCTTGAAAAGATTGAATTGATTGTCCGTTTGATTCGTTCAAAAGGTGTAGGTGTCTTCTTTGTAACGCAGAATCCGACGGATATTCCTGATAGCGTGGCAGCCCAGTTGGGTAACCGCATCCAACATGGTCTTCGCGCCTTTACACCAAAAGAGCTCAAGACAGTTGCTACTGTCGCTGAAACCTTCCGTCAAGAAGGTGATGAGGATTTGGCCAAGGTCATTCAGGAGTTGCAAGTGGGGGAAGCTGTTGTGTCTACCCTTCAAGCAGATGGTACACCAAGCTTTGCGGATCGGGTTTTGATTTATCCACCAAAGAGTATGCTGGGAACGGTGGAGCCAAGCGCCCTCTTGTCAGTTATCAATAATTCTCCTTTGATGGAAAAATATGCTGACGCGGTCAATCGTGAATCAGCCCATGAGCAGATTTTAGCCATGACAGAGGCTAAAGAAGCCGAACTCATCAAAAAAGCAGAGCAGGCCGAGGCGGAAAAACAGGCAGAAAAAGAAGCTAAGGCAGCCGCAAAAATGGAAGAGAAAGCCCAGAAAGAAGCAGCTAAAACTGCACAAAAAACTAGTCAGCCAGCCAGTCGCAAAACAGACTCTATGATGGATCGTTTTACCAAGAACCTGATGAGTCAGGTCGGACGGGAAGTTGGGCGCGTGGTAACTCGTGGCATTATGGGCATGTTAAAAGGGAAATAA
- a CDS encoding NUDIX hydrolase has product MTDQLQALLKDYQPQPLGEKRSYAVFLPLVWSDNQWQVLYEIRSESISQPGEVSFPGGGVEVGETPQQAAVREVMEELNIQPEQIDILGEIDYLVLECSTVHCFVGRLNLDWTTILPNEEVARIFTVPLSTLLTTQPVYYQLDSQIVPDCDFPFERLRGGVDYPFSHHKRSVPFYENLSENIWGMTAQFTHRFTEIVKSNLS; this is encoded by the coding sequence ATGACTGATCAATTGCAGGCATTATTGAAAGACTATCAGCCCCAGCCATTGGGTGAAAAACGTTCTTATGCAGTTTTCTTGCCCTTAGTCTGGTCAGACAATCAGTGGCAGGTCTTATATGAGATTCGGAGCGAGTCCATTTCTCAACCGGGAGAAGTTTCCTTTCCAGGTGGCGGAGTAGAGGTAGGAGAAACGCCACAGCAAGCGGCCGTTCGGGAGGTTATGGAGGAACTAAATATTCAACCTGAACAAATTGATATACTCGGAGAAATTGATTATTTGGTTTTGGAGTGCTCAACCGTTCATTGCTTCGTTGGACGGTTAAATCTTGATTGGACGACTATCCTTCCTAATGAAGAGGTTGCTCGGATATTTACAGTGCCTCTATCAACTCTATTAACAACTCAGCCAGTCTATTATCAACTGGATTCACAGATTGTCCCAGATTGTGACTTTCCCTTTGAACGTTTGAGAGGTGGGGTTGACTATCCTTTCAGTCATCACAAACGCTCGGTTCCCTTTTATGAAAATCTATCAGAAAATATCTGGGGAATGACCGCCCAATTTACCCATCGGTTTACGGAAATAGTGAAAAGTAATCTATCGTGA
- a CDS encoding LPXTG cell wall anchor domain-containing protein, whose amino-acid sequence MSKQKVVSSLLLSTVVLGGLAFYSTTTVKAESLEPDVTSVNASDATNKPVVPNEEGGDFLAEEELEDDDTLEEELNEKAEEVTEPSSPEALLQPRAMMSDSETSGMEEIPMNDEPSDNTEEKVEKQQSPLIQTSNADYKSGKDQEKLRTSVSINLLKAEEGQIQWKVTFDTSEWSFNVKHGGVYFILPNGLDLTKIVDNNQHDITASFPTDINDYRNSGQEKYRFFSSKQGLDNENGFNSQWNWSAGQANPSETVNSWKSGNRLSKIYFINQITDTTELTYTLTAKVTEPNQQSFPLLAVMKSFTYTNSKSTEVTSLGAREITLEKEKTLPPKENPKPEPEAPKPDAPQAPSAPESPTEEPKKEDAPAPSTPEKQPEVPESPNPETPDAPSTPKDEPQVPSIPEEQPKETPAPEEPKKEDTPQTPQAPSTPKEEAPKEEVPTPPAPSVPEEQPKETPTPEVPKQEDVQPEAPKSDKVESDKQMPETKKPDMKQPKADDMPKEQKPKADEPKAEQPQMDKPQMEAPKKDSEAPKSDKVETDKQLPETKQPDMKQPKADDMPKEQKPKADEPKAEQPQMDKPQMEAPKKDSEAPKSDKVETDKPMPETKQPDMKQPKADKPEAEKAQMPRTEGMKPESKASMMPKAEAPKATLPNTGEASSAIGWLGGALATLATGLYLFKNKKEE is encoded by the coding sequence ATGAGCAAGCAGAAAGTTGTGTCCAGTTTATTATTAAGCACAGTCGTATTAGGGGGATTAGCCTTTTATTCAACGACAACGGTTAAAGCAGAATCGCTAGAACCAGATGTTACATCAGTTAATGCAAGCGATGCTACTAATAAACCGGTAGTACCAAATGAAGAGGGAGGCGACTTTTTAGCTGAAGAGGAGCTTGAAGATGATGACACTTTGGAAGAAGAATTAAATGAGAAAGCCGAAGAGGTTACTGAGCCATCTTCACCTGAAGCACTTCTCCAACCTCGTGCGATGATGAGTGATTCTGAAACTAGTGGTATGGAAGAAATTCCGATGAATGATGAACCTTCAGATAATACGGAAGAAAAGGTAGAGAAGCAACAGTCGCCATTAATTCAAACCTCAAATGCAGATTATAAAAGTGGTAAAGATCAAGAGAAACTTAGGACATCAGTATCTATAAATCTGTTGAAGGCGGAAGAAGGTCAGATTCAGTGGAAAGTAACTTTTGATACAAGCGAATGGTCTTTTAATGTTAAACATGGGGGTGTTTATTTTATTCTTCCAAATGGTTTGGACTTAACAAAGATTGTTGATAATAATCAACATGATATAACAGCCTCCTTCCCTACGGATATTAATGATTACAGAAATTCTGGTCAAGAAAAATATCGTTTCTTTAGTAGTAAACAAGGTCTTGACAACGAAAATGGTTTTAATTCTCAATGGAACTGGTCTGCTGGTCAAGCTAATCCTAGTGAAACAGTAAACAGTTGGAAATCAGGCAATCGTTTGTCTAAGATTTATTTCATAAATCAAATAACAGATACTACCGAATTGACCTATACTTTAACTGCTAAGGTAACTGAACCAAATCAGCAATCATTCCCTCTTCTGGCAGTGATGAAGAGCTTTACGTATACAAACTCTAAGAGTACAGAGGTTACTTCGCTAGGTGCACGTGAGATTACCCTTGAGAAAGAAAAAACTCTACCACCTAAGGAGAATCCAAAACCAGAGCCAGAAGCTCCAAAACCAGACGCTCCACAAGCGCCATCAGCACCGGAATCTCCAACGGAAGAACCTAAGAAGGAAGACGCTCCAGCGCCATCGACTCCGGAAAAACAACCAGAAGTACCGGAATCACCAAACCCAGAGACACCAGACGCGCCATCGACTCCAAAAGATGAGCCGCAAGTTCCATCAATCCCAGAGGAGCAACCAAAAGAGACTCCAGCGCCAGAAGAACCTAAGAAGGAAGATACTCCGCAAACACCACAAGCGCCATCAACTCCTAAAGAGGAAGCACCGAAGGAAGAAGTTCCAACACCACCGGCTCCATCAGTACCAGAAGAGCAACCAAAAGAAACTCCAACACCAGAAGTTCCAAAACAAGAAGATGTTCAACCGGAAGCGCCAAAATCTGATAAAGTAGAATCTGACAAACAAATGCCAGAAACTAAGAAACCAGATATGAAGCAACCGAAGGCAGACGACATGCCTAAGGAACAAAAGCCGAAAGCCGACGAGCCAAAGGCAGAGCAACCACAAATGGACAAACCACAAATGGAAGCTCCTAAGAAAGATTCGGAAGCGCCAAAATCTGATAAAGTAGAAACTGACAAGCAATTGCCAGAAACTAAGCAACCAGATATGAAGCAACCGAAGGCAGACGACATGCCTAAGGAACAAAAACCGAAAGCCGACGAGCCAAAGGCAGAGCAACCACAAATGGACAAACCACAAATGGAAGCTCCTAAGAAAGATTCGGAAGCACCAAAATCTGATAAAGTAGAAACTGACAAACCAATGCCAGAAACTAAACAACCAGATATGAAGCAACCGAAGGCAGATAAACCAGAAGCAGAGAAAGCTCAAATGCCACGGACAGAGGGTATGAAGCCTGAATCTAAGGCTTCAATGATGCCAAAAGCAGAGGCACCAAAAGCAACTTTGCCAAATACAGGCGAAGCAAGTAGCGCAATAGGCTGGCTAGGTGGTGCTTTAGCCACTCTTGCCACAGGCTTGTATCTATTCAAAAACAAAAAAGAAGAATAG
- a CDS encoding methyl-accepting chemotaxis protein, with the protein MSKQKVVTNLLLSTAVLGGFLICHAPSVSAETGNLQEIPTESATVSSENQTATAVDGISPTDNQLPTSEEGDKQAPEEKLVSSDSTREESATQVATDPDAPSQSLSVSGAEISTADSNIQQAEEKLIQESNYYRFDTHQGEQIRKAVSIEKISADNDEIKWKVTFDRKNWTFSGEGSGYYFILPKGLQLTKIIDSQSEEDIFNKFPKDVNSEANSGGQPYRFFSREKNANNDERSFESQ; encoded by the coding sequence ATGAGCAAACAAAAAGTTGTGACAAATCTATTGCTTAGTACAGCTGTACTAGGTGGTTTTCTAATATGTCACGCACCATCTGTAAGCGCAGAAACAGGCAATCTTCAAGAAATACCTACTGAATCTGCTACGGTTAGCTCAGAAAATCAAACTGCGACCGCAGTCGATGGAATTTCACCTACGGATAACCAATTACCTACGTCAGAAGAGGGTGATAAACAGGCTCCAGAAGAAAAACTAGTTTCTAGCGATTCTACGAGAGAAGAAAGTGCTACGCAGGTAGCGACAGATCCGGATGCACCATCTCAATCATTAAGTGTGTCAGGGGCGGAAATTTCAACGGCAGATTCAAATATTCAACAAGCCGAAGAGAAACTGATTCAAGAATCGAATTATTATAGATTTGACACGCATCAAGGTGAACAGATTAGGAAGGCAGTATCTATAGAAAAAATATCGGCAGATAATGACGAAATTAAGTGGAAAGTAACTTTTGATAGAAAAAATTGGACCTTTAGTGGAGAGGGGAGTGGCTATTACTTTATTCTTCCAAAAGGCTTACAATTAACCAAAATTATTGATAGCCAGTCTGAAGAGGATATTTTCAATAAGTTCCCTAAGGATGTCAATAGTGAGGCAAATTCTGGCGGGCAGCCGTATCGCTTTTTTAGTAGAGAAAAAAATGCTAATAATGATGAGCGTAGTTTTGAAAGTCAGTGA
- a CDS encoding LPXTG cell wall anchor domain-containing protein, with the protein MTNREMQTFPVLAVVKNFKERIFFSRDEITSAAGLRLKVSESAKPNNEGITIIGDSSPESDRTPEPRGDRTPDIDVPKAEVPKVEQPKPKAPEVQLPAPKAPESVPPKVMPPAPKVPDVKTPKVEYPDTDAPEIESPKAPETERPEVLPPTPKVPEVEVPKVIPPTSKVPEAELPKVEQPKPKVPEVHLPAPKSPETEPPKVMSPAPKVPDVKTPKEAPLPPKTPGVEVPKVIPPTPKAPEVEVPKVTPPTSKVPEVETPKVEQPKPKVPEVHLPAPKSPEVEVPKVTPPTSKIPDVKTPKSPEVAHPEVEKPAGIQPEKGQPEVNKPNIIHSEVLQSEVKKTESGVSMAPKVGIQKETLPNTGETSNTLVWLGGALATLASSLYLFKQHRQREEE; encoded by the coding sequence GTGACAAATCGAGAAATGCAGACTTTCCCGGTTTTAGCTGTGGTGAAGAATTTTAAAGAGCGAATATTTTTCTCCAGAGATGAGATTACTTCTGCTGCTGGTTTGAGATTAAAGGTATCGGAAAGTGCTAAGCCAAATAATGAAGGGATTACTATTATCGGAGATTCATCTCCAGAAAGCGACAGGACTCCTGAACCGCGGGGAGATAGGACTCCGGATATAGATGTACCAAAGGCAGAGGTTCCAAAAGTTGAGCAACCAAAACCAAAGGCCCCTGAAGTTCAACTGCCTGCTCCTAAGGCTCCGGAATCTGTGCCACCAAAAGTAATGCCTCCAGCCCCCAAAGTTCCAGACGTTAAGACGCCAAAAGTTGAGTACCCTGATACAGATGCTCCTGAGATTGAGTCACCAAAAGCTCCTGAAACTGAACGACCAGAAGTCTTACCACCGACGCCAAAAGTCCCAGAAGTTGAGGTTCCGAAAGTAATTCCACCGACCTCAAAAGTTCCAGAAGCTGAGCTACCGAAAGTTGAGCAGCCAAAACCGAAGGTTCCAGAAGTTCACCTTCCTGCTCCTAAGTCTCCGGAAACTGAGCCACCCAAAGTAATGTCCCCAGCCCCCAAAGTTCCAGACGTTAAGACGCCAAAAGAGGCGCCTCTGCCACCAAAAACTCCGGGCGTTGAGGTTCCGAAAGTAATTCCACCGACCCCAAAAGCCCCAGAAGTTGAGGTTCCGAAAGTAACACCACCGACCTCGAAAGTTCCAGAAGTTGAGACACCGAAAGTTGAGCAGCCAAAACCGAAGGTTCCAGAAGTTCACCTTCCTGCTCCTAAGTCTCCAGAAGTTGAGGTTCCGAAAGTAACACCACCAACCTCAAAAATTCCAGACGTTAAGACGCCAAAATCTCCGGAAGTTGCGCACCCAGAAGTTGAGAAACCCGCCGGAATCCAACCAGAAAAGGGTCAACCTGAGGTTAATAAACCCAATATTATCCATTCGGAGGTGCTTCAATCCGAAGTTAAGAAAACGGAATCTGGAGTTTCAATGGCTCCAAAGGTAGGAATACAAAAAGAGACTTTACCAAATACGGGTGAAACGAGCAACACCCTAGTATGGCTAGGTGGTGCTCTAGCTACCCTTGCATCAAGTTTGTATCTTTTCAAACAACACAGGCAAAGAGAAGAGGAATGA
- the rpmG gene encoding 50S ribosomal protein L33: MRVNITLEHKESGERLYLTSKNKRNTPDRLQLKKYSPKLRKHVIFTEVK, encoded by the coding sequence ATGCGCGTAAATATTACACTTGAACACAAAGAATCTGGTGAGCGTTTGTACCTTACTTCAAAAAACAAACGTAACACTCCAGACCGTCTTCAATTGAAAAAATACTCACCAAAATTGCGTAAGCACGTGATTTTTACTGAGGTAAAATAA
- the rpmF gene encoding 50S ribosomal protein L32, giving the protein MAVPARRTSKAKKNKRRTHYKVAAPTVKFDETTGDYSRSHRVSLKGYYKGRKIAKAASAE; this is encoded by the coding sequence ATGGCAGTACCTGCACGTCGCACTTCAAAAGCGAAGAAAAACAAACGTCGTACTCACTATAAAGTAGCAGCTCCAACTGTGAAATTTGATGAAACTACTGGAGATTACTCACGTTCACACCGTGTATCTTTGAAAGGATACTACAAAGGACGTAAAATTGCCAAGGCTGCTTCAGCTGAATAA
- the hisS gene encoding histidine--tRNA ligase yields the protein MKLQKPKGTQDLLPQDSAKWQYVENFTRSIFKQYNYAEIRTPIFEHYEVISRSVGDTTDIVTKEMYDFYDKGERHITLRPEGTAPVVRSYVENKLFAPEVQKPAKFYYMGPMFRYERPQAGRLRQFHQIGVECFGSNNPATDVETIAMAYHFFEELGIKDIRLHLNSLGNPESRAAYRQALIDYLTPLKEQLSKDSQRRLEENPLRVLDSKEKEDKVAVENAPSILDYLDEESTVHFEAVRSMLDNLGITYTIDTNMVRGLDYYNHTIFEFMTEVGGNDLTICAGGRYDGLVTYFGGPETPAFGFGMGIERLILVLEKQGIELPLDTQLDVYIAVLGQEANGGALDLVQAIRKQGFRAERDYLDRKLKAQFKSADVFGAKAIITLGGSEIESGQVVVKNNQTRSQVETSLEALKTDFASILEELEKQ from the coding sequence ATGAAACTACAAAAACCAAAGGGAACACAGGATTTACTACCGCAGGATTCTGCCAAATGGCAGTACGTGGAAAACTTTACCCGCAGCATTTTCAAACAGTACAATTACGCTGAGATTCGCACACCAATCTTTGAGCATTACGAGGTGATCAGCCGTTCGGTTGGCGATACGACGGACATTGTGACCAAGGAGATGTACGATTTCTATGACAAGGGAGAGCGTCATATCACCCTCCGTCCAGAAGGGACGGCACCGGTTGTTCGCTCCTATGTAGAGAACAAGCTGTTTGCTCCAGAAGTACAAAAACCTGCTAAGTTCTATTACATGGGCCCAATGTTCCGCTATGAGCGTCCGCAGGCAGGTCGTCTCCGTCAGTTCCACCAGATTGGTGTGGAGTGCTTTGGTTCCAATAACCCAGCGACAGACGTAGAAACCATTGCTATGGCCTATCACTTCTTTGAAGAGTTGGGGATCAAGGACATTCGCCTCCACCTCAACAGTCTGGGCAATCCAGAGAGCCGTGCTGCCTACCGTCAGGCTTTGATTGACTATCTGACGCCGCTCAAGGAACAGTTGTCTAAAGATAGCCAGCGCCGTCTAGAAGAAAATCCTTTGCGTGTGTTGGATTCCAAGGAAAAAGAAGACAAGGTTGCTGTGGAAAATGCACCGTCCATCTTGGACTATCTAGATGAAGAAAGTACAGTCCACTTCGAGGCAGTCAGGTCCATGCTGGACAACCTAGGCATTACTTACACAATTGACACCAACATGGTACGCGGTTTGGACTACTATAACCATACTATTTTCGAGTTTATGACAGAAGTGGGTGGCAATGACCTGACCATCTGTGCCGGTGGACGTTACGACGGTTTGGTGACCTACTTTGGTGGACCAGAAACGCCAGCTTTTGGCTTTGGTATGGGCATTGAGCGCCTCATCCTAGTCCTTGAAAAGCAAGGCATCGAGCTCCCTCTCGATACCCAGTTAGATGTTTACATCGCGGTTTTGGGTCAGGAGGCCAATGGCGGAGCGCTTGATCTTGTTCAAGCCATTCGCAAGCAAGGTTTCCGTGCAGAACGTGACTATCTGGACCGCAAGCTCAAGGCCCAGTTTAAGTCAGCAGATGTCTTTGGAGCCAAGGCTATCATTACCCTGGGTGGTAGCGAAATTGAATCTGGACAGGTTGTGGTCAAAAATAACCAGACAAGAAGTCAAGTTGAAACAAGCTTGGAAGCACTTAAAACAGATTTTGCAAGTATTTTAGAAGAATTGGAGAAGCAGTAG
- the adhP gene encoding alcohol dehydrogenase AdhP gives MKAVVVNPESTGVVVVEKELRPLEAGEALVQIEYCGVCHTDLHVANGDFGKVPGRVLGHEGIGIVTEIAPGVTSLKVGDRVSVAWFFQGCGMCEYCTTGRETLCRTVKNAGYSVDGGMAEQCIVTADYAVKVPEGLDPAQASSITCAGVTCYKAIKEAHLEPGQWIAIYGAGGLGNLAVQYAKKVFNAHVIAVDINNDKLELAKEVGADVTINGLEVEDVPGYIKEITGGGVHSTVVTAVSKVAFNQAIDSVRAGGYVVAVGLPSEYMDLSIVKTVLDGIKVVGSLVGTRKDLEEVFHFGAMGLVVPVVQKRPVEDAEAVFNEMVAGTIQGRMVLDFCHSH, from the coding sequence ATGAAAGCAGTCGTTGTAAATCCAGAATCTACTGGTGTTGTCGTTGTCGAAAAGGAACTTCGTCCACTCGAAGCTGGTGAGGCTTTGGTCCAAATTGAGTACTGTGGTGTTTGTCACACTGACCTCCACGTTGCCAATGGTGATTTTGGTAAGGTTCCTGGTCGCGTTCTTGGTCACGAAGGAATCGGTATTGTTACAGAAATCGCACCTGGTGTTACCAGTCTAAAAGTTGGTGACCGTGTCAGCGTTGCTTGGTTCTTCCAAGGCTGTGGTATGTGTGAATATTGTACAACCGGTCGCGAAACTCTCTGCCGTACCGTAAAAAATGCAGGCTACTCTGTTGACGGTGGTATGGCTGAGCAATGTATTGTAACAGCGGACTATGCAGTAAAAGTTCCAGAAGGTCTTGATCCAGCTCAAGCAAGTTCTATCACTTGTGCTGGCGTTACTTGCTACAAAGCGATTAAAGAAGCTCACTTGGAACCAGGTCAATGGATTGCTATCTATGGTGCTGGTGGACTTGGAAACCTTGCTGTACAATACGCTAAAAAAGTCTTCAACGCTCATGTTATCGCCGTAGACATCAATAATGATAAATTGGAACTCGCCAAAGAAGTTGGTGCAGATGTGACGATCAACGGACTTGAAGTAGAAGATGTTCCTGGATATATTAAAGAAATTACTGGTGGCGGTGTACACTCTACTGTTGTAACAGCTGTTTCCAAAGTAGCCTTCAACCAAGCTATTGACAGTGTTCGTGCTGGTGGATATGTAGTAGCTGTCGGACTTCCATCTGAATACATGGACCTCAGTATCGTGAAGACTGTGCTAGACGGTATCAAAGTGGTCGGCTCACTAGTTGGTACTCGTAAAGATTTAGAAGAGGTCTTCCACTTCGGTGCTATGGGACTAGTTGTTCCAGTCGTTCAAAAACGCCCTGTCGAAGATGCCGAAGCAGTCTTCAATGAAATGGTTGCCGGTACTATCCAAGGTCGTATGGTCTTAGACTTCTGCCACTCACACTAA